A region from the Armatimonadota bacterium genome encodes:
- a CDS encoding DUF1738 domain-containing protein produces MNTNVQHTIDSSLKRLSSALAAGRSETLTDYLRAMARFHDYSWFNVMMIFTQRPEATRVAGYNTWKKVGRWVMRGQKGIVILAPLLKKDEEGNRDLYGFKAVRVYDIRQTDGRSLPEFDSVHGDPGRFTQSLAALAHDQGIEVEYVDSLGGPDGVSQGGKVMVCKDLPEGEQFAVLAHELAHELMHRGERKASKKTKELEAEAVAFVVCSVLGLDTYSRSRDYIGLYGGSAEALADSLQHIQQTVKFMLSAVI; encoded by the coding sequence ATGAATACGAACGTACAACATACGATCGACTCGTCACTCAAACGGCTCTCCAGCGCCCTGGCGGCAGGACGCTCAGAGACGCTCACCGACTACCTCAGGGCCATGGCGAGGTTCCACGACTACTCGTGGTTCAACGTCATGATGATCTTCACCCAGAGGCCTGAGGCTACGCGAGTCGCAGGCTACAACACCTGGAAGAAGGTGGGTAGATGGGTTATGAGAGGGCAGAAGGGCATAGTCATCCTGGCTCCCCTTCTCAAGAAGGACGAAGAGGGTAACAGGGACCTTTATGGCTTCAAAGCTGTGCGGGTCTATGACATCAGGCAAACTGATGGCAGAAGTCTCCCAGAGTTCGACTCTGTCCATGGAGACCCAGGCCGCTTCACCCAGTCTCTCGCAGCCCTTGCACACGACCAGGGTATCGAGGTCGAGTACGTCGATTCTCTTGGAGGACCAGACGGTGTCTCACAAGGAGGCAAAGTCATGGTGTGCAAGGACCTACCTGAGGGTGAACAGTTCGCTGTGCTTGCACACGAGCTGGCTCACGAGCTGATGCACCGAGGTGAACGCAAGGCGTCGAAGAAGACCAAAGAGCTGGAAGCCGAGGCTGTCGCCTTCGTCGTCTGCTCTGTCCTCGGGCTCGACACCTACTCCAGGAGCAGGGACTACATTGGTCTCTATGGCGGCAGCGCTGAAGCCCTGGCCGACTCCCTCCAGCACATCCAGCAGACCGTGAAGTTCATGTTGTCTGCTGTGATCTGA
- a CDS encoding zinc-ribbon domain-containing protein, whose amino-acid sequence MALIKCKECGREVSDNAASCPHCGNPIKTPRPQLSKPNSFQSCLGCIGFAVLLAWIASSLGICSGP is encoded by the coding sequence ATGGCTCTTATCAAGTGCAAGGAGTGTGGCCGGGAAGTCAGCGACAACGCTGCAAGCTGTCCTCACTGCGGCAACCCGATCAAAACGCCACGACCTCAACTAAGCAAACCCAACTCGTTTCAGTCTTGTCTTGGTTGTATCGGATTCGCCGTTCTCCTAGCCTGGATTGCTTCTTCATTGGGAATCTGCTCAGGCCCGTAG
- a CDS encoding PD40 domain-containing protein, whose amino-acid sequence MGLFTIQSLAQGGLSRDSDDSILFPQSSVKIAFTSERDGNAEIYVMNADGSGQTRLTNNGADDRRPAFSPDGSKIAFASDRDGNWEIYVMNADGSGQTRLTNHVATDHTPAFSPDGSKIAFGARRDGDFEIYIMNVDGTDQTRLTNSSLSDWVPAFSPDGSKIVFASWREGNDEIYVMNVDGSGQTNLTHSGTVDFDPSYSPDGSKITFLTTRDGNWEIYVMNADGTGATRLTNNGSVDVDPVYSPDGSKIAFNSDRDGDHEIYIMNADGTGAIQLTNNAAFDGQPSFQTLHSTVIPPDSFSLFRGILIAGGLSDLFSSDNLRMFVRPGITLNQAERQVQLIVVGTAPTETPTVLRFRVEAHASINNIGQWIDLWNYDTNSYEQVDFMIATTADSVVEVTITTDPSRFIENGTLAMQARVSYKEVGIVLSYPWLIILDQTVWVVVD is encoded by the coding sequence ATGGGCCTCTTCACAATTCAATCGCTTGCCCAGGGAGGGTTATCCCGTGACTCAGACGACTCGATCCTGTTTCCGCAGAGTTCAGTGAAAATCGCGTTTACATCAGAGCGAGACGGCAATGCTGAGATATACGTCATGAACGCCGACGGCTCCGGGCAGACGCGGCTGACGAACAACGGTGCCGATGATCGCCGCCCTGCTTTCAGCCCTGACGGGTCTAAGATCGCGTTCGCGTCCGATCGCGATGGCAATTGGGAGATTTATGTCATGAATGCAGACGGCTCTGGACAGACGCGGCTGACGAACCACGTGGCTACCGACCACACCCCGGCGTTCAGTCCGGACGGATCGAAAATCGCGTTTGGTGCCCGGCGCGATGGCGACTTTGAAATCTACATCATGAACGTTGACGGTACGGATCAGACGCGCCTGACGAACAGCTCACTGTCCGATTGGGTCCCTGCATTCAGCCCTGACGGATCGAAAATCGTGTTCGCGTCTTGGCGGGAAGGCAATGATGAGATCTACGTCATGAACGTTGACGGCTCAGGACAAACGAACTTGACGCACAGCGGGACTGTCGATTTCGACCCGTCATATAGCCCGGACGGATCGAAGATAACTTTCTTGACAACACGGGACGGCAACTGGGAAATCTACGTCATGAATGCGGACGGAACGGGAGCGACTAGGTTGACAAACAACGGATCTGTGGATGTCGATCCTGTATACAGCCCTGATGGCTCGAAGATCGCGTTTAACTCCGACCGAGACGGCGATCACGAAATATACATAATGAACGCCGACGGCACAGGAGCGATACAGCTGACGAACAATGCGGCCTTTGACGGTCAGCCCTCCTTCCAAACGTTACATAGCACGGTTATTCCGCCGGACAGCTTCTCGCTGTTCCGCGGAATCCTGATCGCTGGTGGACTCAGCGACCTGTTCTCAAGCGATAACCTGCGGATGTTCGTACGACCTGGCATCACACTGAACCAGGCTGAGCGGCAAGTGCAACTCATCGTCGTCGGCACTGCTCCGACCGAGACGCCAACAGTGCTTCGGTTCAGAGTTGAAGCCCACGCTTCTATCAACAATATCGGTCAGTGGATCGATCTTTGGAACTACGACACAAACTCGTACGAGCAGGTTGACTTCATGATTGCGACGACTGCGGATTCTGTCGTCGAAGTAACCATCACAACTGACCCGTCCCGGTTCATCGAGAACGGAACTCTGGCCATGCAAGCAAGGGTCAGTTACAAGGAAGTTGGCATAGTGCTTTCATACCCTTGGTTGATCATTCTTGATCAGACTGTGTGGGTCGTCGTCGATTGA
- a CDS encoding BlaI/MecI/CopY family transcriptional regulator translates to MRKKPTVGKAEFALLAHVAQSDGLSVGEIYGHFESEAGYSRSTITQMLERLRKKKFLKRRKESGMFVYRSVKPYEELQSEMIEGLVTDVLDGSVSPLVHFLQKKVKLTKAEEKELKKILKRIEEDS, encoded by the coding sequence ATGCGTAAGAAGCCGACCGTCGGCAAGGCGGAGTTCGCACTGCTCGCTCACGTCGCACAGTCAGACGGTTTGAGCGTTGGGGAGATATACGGCCACTTCGAGTCGGAGGCAGGCTACTCCAGAAGCACGATCACCCAGATGTTGGAACGTCTGCGGAAGAAGAAGTTTCTCAAGAGGCGCAAGGAGTCCGGTATGTTCGTCTACCGCTCTGTCAAGCCATATGAGGAGCTGCAGTCAGAAATGATCGAGGGGCTCGTCACTGATGTTCTCGACGGCTCTGTATCCCCACTCGTCCACTTCCTTCAAAAGAAGGTTAAGCTCACCAAGGCCGAGGAAAAGGAACTCAAGAAGATTCTCAAGCGGATCGAAGAGGACTCCTGA
- a CDS encoding RNA chaperone Hfq, producing MNGLRGKTIKVVFLNGESMTGKLHSFSTFVLVVGNSLLYKHAIAEITPVGAEFRQARETAR from the coding sequence TTGAACGGACTGAGAGGAAAAACCATCAAGGTGGTCTTCCTGAACGGCGAATCCATGACCGGGAAGCTCCACAGTTTCAGCACCTTCGTGCTGGTGGTGGGAAACAGCCTCCTTTATAAGCACGCCATCGCCGAGATCACCCCTGTTGGCGCAGAGTTTCGTCAGGCAAGAGAAACGGCACGCTAA